The genomic interval AGGaatgagaaaaacaaaagaaatttaaataaatgtaatatCACCTTTTTGATGAAGCAGAGTTTGGCGGATCTCTTTGTCTGGGCCAAATTTGTGGCATAGAAGCATCCTTGTGAGGAATATATCCAGCTACAAAATAGGATGAAGAGCAAACAACTTGAATCACATTGAACTTGGCTGAAAATACCTTATCCATGGCAAAACGCCCAATGGAATGACAAGCAACATAAAAGTGGTCAGCCCCATCTGTCCTATTCCAGTAAGGGTACTTGTGACTGATATTGAAGATGTAATCTTTGATAAAATCTTGCATTCCTTCTGGACCAATCCTAGGGTCATGCCGCATTTCCACAATAGAGAAAGGCAAAAAGAAGAGATCTGCCTCACTTGGATTCTTTGTGATGAAGTGGCTTTTCGAAAGAACCTTCTTGAAGTAAAGTTCACTGGCGTAATGACCCTTGGGATCATAATCCACCGGCAAGAGCACACTGGCAAAGGGGTCATCTCTGCTGTGAGGATATACAAATACTTTAAGGCTCCTATTCATTTCCTTGTAATCTTGCAGAAAGAAATCTTCATCATGGTACAACTCCGTGTTATTTACATAGTTTCCTGAGCAACAaaatcacaagagtttaatgTTAAACTTAGGGCTACAATATGAATGCTGAAACAGATTGATGGAAAGCTCATTAATATCATAGGCCAAATTGGATTGCCATGAATTTTCTACAGGTGCCTTATAGCAAAAGAAAACCAGAGGCCTTTTAGCATAAAGTTCTAAGGGATTGAGGAGCTCTTTGAAACCTTATTAATAACAGTCGAAATGCTGTCCACTTATCAGTTTTGCAAAGTTAACATGACAGAGGTACTAAATAACGTTGAATCTCCTAACAAACCATACTCCTATAGTAAGTTCACTTACCATATAAGCCAAAAGGGTTTGCCATAGACCATTGGTTCCCTTTTGACAGAGGAGCAGATCTGGATGAATAAAACATATCTTCAGCAGCTTTTTCCAATGAAAATGGAATCATTTGCTGGAGTAAAGAAGACTTTGGTGAAGATTCTTGGTAATGATTGTTTTGTGGATCGGTGAAAAGATTTGAGTTTGTACACCATATgtataagaaaataacaagaaaagtagAAATTGCCAAACTTAAaggtaagaaaaagaaagagccCCCGAAAGATGTTGAGAAACGGTGCTGAGAGATGTGGTAGCAAAGAGAAGAAGACTTCGCCATGAGAGCAAATCAGGAGCCTGAAAAAGTATAGGGATAGGCATTCAATCATTATGAATATATAGTTCAGTGAATTAACTAATAGCTCCATCTATTAAAGTTGTCAAGatcaggaaaaagaaagaaggtaTTCTCACATTATGTTTCACATTCTGCAGTGAAGACTTGTCTTAACACATGTTTCCAGAAAGAAAAGCCAATGAACCGTTTATAAAGACCTTTGGACatattataaagaaaaagaaacttgGTGATGGATCTAATATAGATTTAGACTTCCACCAGGATTTCATGTTTAAAAGGGTGGGTAAAAGATGATGGtaatgaagtttttttttcattcttagTTTTATTCAGGGGTGTCCCACAAGCATGTTTTCGTCATCATTTTCTGTTATTCAACAGATACAAATCCCATTAAATACTTATGTTTAGCTCAGTGGACTTAAAAGGTCCTTTgacaaatttgatctaaaaaaataaatggataatTGCAAATGtttctctaattttctttcaccGGGGAATCTATTTCAGAACAATATGATTATAGATCAAATCCCAACTTGCATGCTGttttattgaaaaaacaatcaataaaaaaCTGTACACATAACCTATCCTGTAGGACCTAATAAATCACcaatgataaagaaaaaatacagTCATTACTTGGGAtccaaagaaaaatttattcgAGCAGAACTTCGTCTGAGCCACAACTCGTACATCACCATGTAAAAGGCATCAAAATCTACGGGAGGAACATGCCACTGGAAATGTTTCCGCACCTTCAGGACATTGCACTGTAACGATAAATACTCATCAGAAGTTATCCCTCGAAGGATTTGCTTAAGCGATGGGATATCTACAGTTACAACAGCAATTGAGAAGCTCTTCCAGTTTAGAATATCAGCAAATGGGAGATCATAGTAGTTAGCAATGATTATCGGGACGCAACCATAATATAATGAATCTGCTATACGAGCTGTGTTGACTTCAAAGCCTTTTACATGGAGACAAAACTTGCTGCTGAGTAGCTCATCAGCATAAGGTGTTTTAAGACGACCATAATGAGCAGCAATCTCAGAGtcatttctccaaaattttagAAGCTTCTCACGTACTGGGGAGTTGATGGATCCAGCAAAAAATGCAAGTTTGTTCCTGCAATTTCATTTTACAAATTGGATGAAAAAATGGTTTAAGTACCTCTAACAACAATAACAAAAAACTTCAGCAACTCGACATGTTTGATATGAATTGTAAATTTGTATCAGAGTTTAGACATATTGGTCACTTCAAAAGGataagaaaacaagaaatggCTAGTGTCTGAACTTTGATCATTTCAGAAAATCTACAGACCTGAATCTATTTTTCTTGACTCAGAAGAACCTAAATTACGAATATTTATTGCAAATCAAActtcatttttaatgaaagcAGATCAAACTTGCAGTAAGCCATTGTGGTGCattataagtttaaacataTCAAGGGGTGAGTGTTTTCACCTTTTAGATGAAGCAAGGTTAGGGGGGTCTCCTGTTCTTGGCCATACTTGAGGTAAAGATGCATCCTTGTGAGCAATGTACCCAGAAAGGAAATAGCTAGAAGAACACACAATTTGAATGGCATTAAGTTTTAGTTCCCATGCCTTTGCCATCACTGATCGTCCAATGGAGTGACAAGCAACATAAAAGTGATCAGCTCCACCAGAACGATTCCAATAAGGGTACTTTTGACTAATGTTAAAGATGTAGTCTCTGATAAAATCTTGGATACCTCCTGTACCAATTCTACGGTCATGCCTCAACCTTGCAattgagaaaggaagaaagaaaagatctGCCTTGGTTGGATCTTTGGTTATGAAATGGCTTTTCATGAGAGCCTTCTTAAAGTAACTTTCACTGGCGTAATTACCCCCAGGTTCAAAATCCACAGGCAAGAGTGCATGTGCAAAGGGATCATTTCGTTTGACAGGATAAACATATATCTTGAAGCTCCTATTCATTTCTTTATAGTCCTCCAGAAAAATATCTCCATCATGGAACACCTCCAAATTATTCACAAAGTTTCCTGAACCATAAAAACCAATAGTTTCCAGTTCCTGGGGTAGAATATTAAAGTTTATGCTTTATAAATATAGACTATAGCTTCTCTGACACTGAATCTCacaaataacaaaacaaacaGGACACAGAaacttttcaaattaattgaacTGGTTAAATCATTGCTTCTCAACCATTTTCAGTATACAACATCCATAAACTAGTCCATCGACCAACTACACATGCATATTgatctcaattttctttttgtcagATGAAATCTAACTACAAGGATGCTGATAACTATAAATCTTGATCTCTCacagagaaaaggaaagagaaaatgggattTATTAGGCTgctaattttgatttttccgAATAGGAGGTTCTCAATTCTTCTCCTTTCTATCTAACCTTCACTTTTTGTACAATTTTCCAACATCCTTTATACATCTATGACCAGAAAAGTTCAAACCTTGTAAACATCAAAGCCTGAACAAATTTGAACATTCATAATCTGCAAGCCATATAGCTTCCTCAGAAGTTCAGGAATATACTAATATTTAAAGCAATAGATAGGCAACATTATACAAACAGCAAGCAGAACTGAAACAAAAGTCAAAATCCACAAATCAAGACTTGTAACCTCAAAGCTCAAAAATATTGAAGCTCAAGTGCATGATCAGAGGACCAACAAATACCAAAACAAATCCAACAACTAACAAAAACCCATTATTAAATATCTCGAAATTGACATACCCTCCGACCCAAAATGAGGTCTAGAAGTCACTTGACTCATAGTCGCATCTTCACCACCACCAACAGCCTTCAATGGAGCCCTTTTGGGCAAATCAAAGGtcccatttttaaaaccattAGTATGAAGTGAAAA from Theobroma cacao cultivar B97-61/B2 chromosome 5, Criollo_cocoa_genome_V2, whole genome shotgun sequence carries:
- the LOC18599851 gene encoding probable glycosyltransferase At5g03795 produces the protein MKIHFQRLSLSSKAMARSSLPLYYFSPRRVSSPSSKSFFFVPATLALISTIFILFYIFTTSTLFTSHHHRHTLYLKQPLGSFPSSPLTQNVPSFSLHTNGFKNGTFDLPKRAPLKAVGGGEDATMSQVTSRPHFGSEGNFVNNLEVFHDGDIFLEDYKEMNRSFKIYVYPVKRNDPFAHALLPVDFEPGGNYASESYFKKALMKSHFITKDPTKADLFFLPFSIARLRHDRRIGTGGIQDFIRDYIFNISQKYPYWNRSGGADHFYVACHSIGRSVMAKAWELKLNAIQIVCSSSYFLSGYIAHKDASLPQVWPRTGDPPNLASSKRNKLAFFAGSINSPVREKLLKFWRNDSEIAAHYGRLKTPYADELLSSKFCLHVKGFEVNTARIADSLYYGCVPIIIANYYDLPFADILNWKSFSIAVVTVDIPSLKQILRGITSDEYLSLQCNVLKVRKHFQWHVPPVDFDAFYMVMYELWLRRSSARINFSLDPK
- the LOC18599850 gene encoding probable glycosyltransferase At5g03795, giving the protein MAKSSSLCYHISQHRFSTSFGGSFFFLPLSLAISTFLVIFLYIWCTNSNLFTDPQNNHYQESSPKSSLLQQMIPFSLEKAAEDMFYSSRSAPLSKGNQWSMANPFGLYGNYVNNTELYHDEDFFLQDYKEMNRSLKVFVYPHSRDDPFASVLLPVDYDPKGHYASELYFKKVLSKSHFITKNPSEADLFFLPFSIVEMRHDPRIGPEGMQDFIKDYIFNISHKYPYWNRTDGADHFYVACHSIGRFAMDKVFSAKFNVIQVVCSSSYFVAGYIPHKDASMPQIWPRQRDPPNSASSKRKQLAFFAGTINSPARLALIQAWGNDTDIFAHFERLRTPDADQLLGSKFCLHVKGFEVNTARVADAIYYGCVPVILANHYDLPFGDIINWKSFSVVVHYMDIPVLKNILQRISLEEYSLLQSNTLKVRKHFQWNDPPTDYDAFYTTMYELWLRRSSVRVRLSASMEFM